Proteins co-encoded in one Streptomyces roseochromogenus subsp. oscitans DS 12.976 genomic window:
- a CDS encoding DUF2330 domain-containing protein → MKQARARTLTLVLALLGIQLSWLIAPAYACGCGAMVPDPATRISVAGEQSVLRWDGRQEQIVMRLTVNGDARHAAWIMPVPHRATVALGDPALFDQLAQAIQPVHRTRYHFWPENGDWPFDDHDTAAKAPAPAGAGAAVGVVGRQRLGPFDVARLTATDPAALGDWLHTHGFSLPARLKTALQPYVDRHWEYVAVRLAPDTAGTPLHGALDPLHLTFATGSPVYPMRLSRLASTPQSLALYVLAAHRMATRTAIGGLPPGVVFAGRVHPHDSILGKLAAGTPYLTALTQQFPEPARISGDHELVRAAADTPVQQVIYEDRLREVAGIPAWLLTVGGALVLAVAVIVVRRRRRPVIPPPPVQPPPPIAPSAPAS, encoded by the coding sequence GTGAAACAAGCCCGCGCTCGCACACTCACCCTGGTCCTCGCCCTCCTCGGCATCCAGCTCAGCTGGCTCATCGCCCCCGCCTACGCCTGTGGATGCGGGGCGATGGTGCCGGACCCGGCGACGCGGATCTCCGTGGCCGGCGAGCAGTCCGTACTGCGCTGGGACGGGCGCCAGGAGCAGATCGTCATGCGGCTCACGGTGAACGGCGACGCGCGGCACGCCGCCTGGATCATGCCCGTCCCGCACCGCGCCACCGTCGCCCTCGGCGACCCCGCGCTCTTCGACCAGCTGGCCCAGGCCATCCAGCCCGTCCACCGCACCCGGTATCACTTCTGGCCGGAGAACGGCGACTGGCCCTTCGACGACCACGACACGGCCGCCAAGGCCCCCGCACCCGCCGGCGCCGGCGCCGCCGTCGGCGTGGTCGGCCGCCAGCGGCTCGGCCCCTTCGACGTGGCCCGGCTGACCGCCACCGACCCGGCCGCCCTCGGCGACTGGCTGCACACCCACGGCTTCTCGCTGCCCGCCCGCCTGAAAACGGCCCTGCAGCCGTACGTCGACCGGCACTGGGAGTACGTGGCCGTCCGCCTCGCCCCGGACACGGCCGGCACCCCTCTGCACGGCGCGCTGGACCCCCTCCACCTGACCTTCGCCACCGGCAGCCCCGTGTACCCGATGCGGCTGTCCCGCCTGGCGAGCACCCCGCAGTCGCTCGCCCTGTACGTACTCGCCGCGCACCGCATGGCGACGCGCACCGCGATCGGCGGCCTGCCGCCCGGCGTGGTCTTCGCGGGCCGCGTCCACCCGCACGACAGCATCCTCGGCAAGCTGGCCGCCGGCACCCCCTACCTGACCGCACTCACCCAGCAGTTCCCCGAGCCGGCCCGTATCTCCGGCGACCACGAGCTGGTCCGGGCCGCCGCCGACACCCCGGTCCAGCAGGTGATCTACGAGGACCGGCTGCGTGAGGTCGCCGGGATCCCGGCCTGGCTGCTCACGGTGGGCGGTGCACTGGTACTGGCCGTCGCCGTGATCGTCGTACGGCGACGGCGGCGGCCGGTGATTCCGCCGCCGCCCGTGCAGCCCCCGCCGCCTATCGCCCCGTCCGCGCCCGCCAGCTGA
- a CDS encoding peptidoglycan-binding domain-containing protein, with protein MSDSGGHTCPECGAPRGPDRSPSCDCAERAAEALRETRTAEAAAAEDFDPLRIRPYVQVDEPHPAEPPEARSTPGAAAETTLPLRSAAGPSTDDLRIFEVGGTDGTDGADGTEAHDPVGEPPRRRARRTVPLSVAGAGVAVVAAAGFASGLFSYHTPSRDPAAQEVRESVPDVSAPGSASSTASPSPTVSRPPVPPSRFTSTPRPSPPPATPTSASPTPTPTPTTSAATSHPASPTPATTASAAVAPVLQRGDRGPQVAELQYRLWQLNLYDDQIDGDYTRQVEDAVRTYQLARGIQDDTLGVYGRATRKSLEAETSAP; from the coding sequence GTGAGTGATTCCGGAGGCCATACCTGCCCGGAGTGCGGCGCGCCGAGGGGGCCGGACCGCAGCCCGTCCTGCGACTGCGCCGAACGCGCCGCCGAGGCGCTCCGCGAGACGCGTACGGCCGAGGCGGCAGCGGCGGAGGACTTCGATCCCCTGCGGATACGACCGTATGTGCAGGTCGACGAGCCCCACCCCGCCGAGCCACCGGAGGCCCGCTCGACGCCGGGCGCGGCCGCCGAGACCACGCTGCCGTTACGGTCGGCGGCGGGGCCTAGCACGGATGACCTGCGGATATTCGAGGTTGGTGGGACGGACGGCACGGATGGGGCGGACGGCACGGAAGCTCATGACCCGGTCGGCGAGCCGCCCCGCCGCCGAGCACGTCGTACCGTCCCGCTCTCGGTCGCCGGCGCCGGCGTGGCGGTCGTTGCGGCCGCCGGGTTCGCGAGCGGGCTGTTCTCGTACCACACGCCGTCCCGGGACCCGGCGGCCCAGGAGGTCAGGGAGAGCGTCCCGGACGTGAGCGCACCGGGCTCGGCATCATCGACGGCCTCACCCTCCCCCACCGTGTCCCGCCCGCCGGTACCGCCGTCCCGCTTCACCTCGACGCCCCGTCCGAGCCCCCCGCCCGCGACACCGACGTCGGCTTCACCGACCCCGACCCCGACGCCGACCACTTCCGCCGCCACGTCCCACCCGGCCTCCCCCACTCCGGCCACGACGGCCTCCGCCGCGGTCGCCCCGGTACTCCAACGCGGCGACCGCGGCCCGCAAGTGGCTGAACTCCAGTATCGGCTATGGCAGTTGAACCTCTACGACGACCAGATCGACGGCGACTACACACGCCAGGTGGAGGACGCGGTACGCACCTACCAACTGGCCCGCGGCATCCAGGACGACACCCTGGGCGTCTACGGACGGGCGACGCGGAAGAGCCTGGAGGCGGAGACGTCCGCGCCGTGA
- a CDS encoding bifunctional glycosyltransferase 87/phosphatase PAP2 family protein, with product MANVEHSGRSADTFPRVTAEARLRAARLGLWAVAAILAVRQLTVVLTTPSTERLTDLETWVGPHGVLHVNGSIYDSTRFTGTPFGGLVLKPLTRSAQAALGWGWTFGTLLLVVALGLVVARALPQPIGRRTSLLAAPVAISLLMLSLPVRNALWLGQTSIIPVLLVLLGCFTVRGERASGLCIGLAAALQPTMLFFAPLLWFTGRRRATAGMAGTFAVCTALAWAALPHDSYTYWVHHMAGTGLGGKADGLGNQSLHGALLRLGVTGPLEIALFLVLGAAVAALALRRAVRYAHDGQLLLAVAITGCAAIAVSPTAWQHQLLWVLLAMVGRVGRRASDRYVWPVAVVLVTSLPAKMMLPNMPAMYPLRDNLVLLAAVAAATAVPFLSRTSPYYQTPIPTEYAPAVPSRFRRVPFLPFLRRTLTRPNLLLELLLIRVVYAAYQRVRLAATGGSVSGGRARAEHHGHIVLDVERFLHIDIEHWVNHAVVTIGWLRDFFDFYYESFHFVVPLTVLAVLYWRRPVDYRWARASLGFATFLALIGFWLFPLAPPRLMPHLGMIDTVHGVQDFSKPDYGTLTALTNQYAAMPSLHFGWALWCGVVIAIIAPKWWMKALGLLHPLFTVSAIIATGNHWVLDAVGGAVVVGAGFGLSYLFQGPRARVVRLVAQGRTEPVPARIPARNRATAAE from the coding sequence GTGGCGAACGTGGAGCACAGCGGGCGATCGGCGGACACCTTCCCCAGAGTCACGGCCGAGGCACGGCTCCGCGCCGCCCGGCTGGGCCTGTGGGCCGTGGCGGCGATTCTCGCGGTACGGCAGCTGACCGTCGTCCTCACCACGCCGAGCACCGAGCGGCTGACCGACCTGGAGACCTGGGTCGGCCCGCACGGCGTCCTGCATGTGAACGGCTCGATCTACGACTCGACCCGGTTCACCGGCACCCCCTTCGGCGGCCTCGTCCTCAAGCCCCTCACCCGCTCCGCGCAGGCCGCCCTCGGCTGGGGCTGGACCTTCGGCACCCTGCTGCTGGTCGTCGCCCTCGGCCTGGTCGTCGCCCGCGCGCTGCCCCAGCCGATCGGCCGCCGCACCTCCCTGCTGGCCGCACCGGTCGCGATCAGCCTGCTCATGCTGTCGCTGCCGGTCCGCAACGCCCTGTGGCTCGGCCAGACCAGCATCATCCCGGTCCTGCTCGTCCTGCTCGGCTGCTTCACCGTACGCGGGGAGCGGGCGAGCGGGCTGTGCATAGGACTCGCCGCCGCCCTCCAGCCGACGATGCTGTTCTTCGCCCCGCTGCTGTGGTTCACCGGCCGGCGCCGGGCCACGGCCGGCATGGCCGGCACCTTCGCCGTCTGCACCGCGCTCGCCTGGGCGGCGCTGCCGCACGACTCGTACACGTACTGGGTGCACCACATGGCCGGGACGGGCCTCGGCGGCAAGGCCGACGGCCTCGGCAACCAGTCGCTGCACGGCGCCCTGCTCCGGCTGGGCGTGACCGGCCCGCTGGAGATCGCGCTCTTCCTGGTGCTCGGCGCCGCCGTCGCGGCCCTCGCCCTGCGCCGCGCCGTCCGCTACGCCCACGACGGCCAGCTGCTCCTCGCCGTCGCCATCACCGGCTGCGCCGCCATCGCCGTGTCACCGACGGCCTGGCAACACCAGCTGTTGTGGGTGCTGCTCGCGATGGTCGGCCGGGTCGGCAGGCGGGCCTCCGACCGCTACGTCTGGCCGGTGGCCGTCGTCCTCGTCACCTCCCTGCCGGCGAAGATGATGCTGCCGAACATGCCGGCCATGTACCCGCTGCGCGACAACCTTGTCCTGCTCGCGGCGGTGGCCGCCGCGACGGCCGTCCCCTTCCTGTCCCGGACATCCCCCTACTACCAGACGCCGATCCCGACGGAGTACGCGCCGGCCGTCCCGTCCCGCTTCCGGCGCGTCCCCTTCCTTCCCTTCCTGCGCCGCACCCTCACCCGCCCGAACCTGCTGCTGGAACTGCTGCTCATCCGGGTCGTCTACGCCGCCTACCAGCGGGTCCGGCTCGCCGCGACCGGCGGCAGCGTCTCCGGCGGCCGGGCGCGCGCCGAGCACCACGGGCACATCGTGCTGGACGTCGAGCGGTTCCTGCACATAGACATCGAGCACTGGGTCAACCACGCCGTCGTCACGATCGGCTGGCTGCGGGACTTCTTCGACTTCTACTACGAGTCCTTCCACTTCGTGGTCCCGCTGACGGTCCTCGCCGTCCTGTACTGGCGCCGTCCGGTCGACTACCGCTGGGCCCGCGCCTCCCTCGGCTTCGCCACCTTCCTCGCCCTGATCGGCTTCTGGCTCTTCCCGCTGGCCCCGCCGCGCCTGATGCCCCACCTCGGCATGATCGACACCGTCCACGGCGTCCAGGACTTCTCCAAGCCGGACTACGGCACCCTGACCGCGCTCACCAACCAGTACGCGGCGATGCCGTCGCTGCACTTCGGCTGGGCCCTGTGGTGCGGCGTGGTCATCGCGATCATCGCCCCGAAGTGGTGGATGAAGGCCCTCGGCCTGCTGCACCCCCTCTTCACCGTCTCGGCCATCATCGCCACCGGCAACCACTGGGTGCTCGACGCGGTCGGTGGCGCGGTGGTCGTGGGCGCCGGCTTCGGGCTGTCGTACCTGTTCCAGGGGCCCCGGGCGCGGGTGGTCCGGCTGGTGGCCCAGGGCCGCACGGAGCCCGTCCCCGCGAGGATTCCGGCCCGGAACCGGGCTACAGCCGCTGAATGA
- a CDS encoding O-methyltransferase codes for MNDSRLWDDVDDYFISQLAPDDEALQAALRENDAAGLPHIAVTAAQGKFLQLLAQVQGARHILEIGTLGGYSTIWLARALPEDGRLVSLEYDAKHAEVATRNIARAGLDRIAEVRVGPALETLPKLADENPAPFDLVFIDADKANNAHYVEWALRLTRTGSVIVLDNVVRDGRVADASSTEPDIVGTRAAIELIASHPRLTGTAIQTVGSKGYDGFALARVLA; via the coding sequence ATGAACGACTCCCGGCTCTGGGACGACGTCGACGACTACTTCATCAGCCAACTCGCCCCGGACGACGAGGCGCTGCAGGCGGCCCTGCGGGAGAACGACGCCGCCGGGCTGCCGCACATCGCCGTCACGGCTGCACAGGGCAAGTTCCTCCAGCTGCTCGCCCAGGTGCAGGGCGCGCGGCACATCCTGGAGATCGGCACACTCGGCGGGTACAGCACGATCTGGCTGGCCCGCGCCCTCCCGGAGGACGGCAGACTGGTGTCGCTGGAGTACGACGCCAAGCACGCCGAGGTGGCGACCCGGAACATCGCACGGGCCGGCCTGGACCGGATCGCGGAGGTGCGGGTGGGCCCGGCCCTGGAGACGCTGCCCAAGCTCGCCGACGAGAACCCGGCCCCGTTCGACCTGGTGTTCATCGACGCCGACAAGGCCAACAACGCGCACTACGTGGAGTGGGCGCTGCGGCTCACCCGCACCGGCAGCGTGATCGTCCTGGACAACGTGGTGCGCGACGGCCGGGTCGCCGACGCGAGCAGCACCGAGCCCGACATCGTGGGCACGCGTGCCGCGATCGAGCTGATCGCGTCCCATCCCCGGCTGACCGGCACGGCGATCCAGACGGTCGGCAGCAAGGGCTACGACGGCTTCGCTCTGGCCCGCGTACTGGCGTAA
- a CDS encoding DUF1992 domain-containing protein: MTERKPPGVPFDSFVDKQIRDAQGRGEFERLPGAGEPLPTEVDSTYDELWWIKRKLAREGLSVLPPALALRKEAEDALEAAYAAPSERIARKIIEDVNVKIKDMMFKPPPGPPLGKKPYDVEEVVREWRQRRAATTE; this comes from the coding sequence ATGACCGAGCGAAAGCCACCGGGTGTGCCGTTCGACTCGTTCGTCGACAAGCAGATCCGTGACGCGCAGGGGCGCGGTGAATTCGAGCGGCTGCCGGGCGCGGGCGAGCCGCTGCCCACCGAGGTCGACTCGACCTACGACGAACTGTGGTGGATCAAACGGAAGTTGGCGCGCGAGGGCCTGTCCGTGCTGCCGCCCGCCCTCGCCCTGCGCAAGGAGGCCGAGGACGCGCTGGAAGCGGCGTACGCGGCGCCCTCGGAGCGGATCGCACGGAAGATCATCGAGGACGTCAACGTCAAGATCAAGGACATGATGTTCAAGCCACCGCCCGGCCCCCCGCTGGGCAAGAAGCCGTACGACGTCGAGGAGGTCGTACGGGAGTGGCGGCAGCGCAGGGCCGCCACCACGGAGTAG
- a CDS encoding MDR family MFS transporter, which yields MEGAPEPREVSMALDTHGTDKQAQAAEHVSGNVFVSIGALLLGLLLAALDQTIVSTALPTIVSDLGGLEHLSWVVTAYLLASTAVTPLWGKLGDQYGRKRLFQTAIVIFLVGSALCGMAQNMGELIGFRALQGLGGGGLMVLSMAIVGDIVPPRERGRYQGLFGAVFGATSVLGPLLGGVFTEQLSWRWVFYVNLPVGVVALAVIATALRIPRHSAHHVIDYLGTFLIAAVATCLVLVASLGGTTWAWGSPQIIGLAVLGVLLAVAFVAVERRAAEPVLPLKLFGIRTFTLAAVISFIVGFAMFGAMTYLPTFLQVVHGISPTLSGVHMLPMVVGLLLSSTASGQIVSRTGRWKVFPVTGTAVTAFGLLLLHRLDEHSPTAEMSACFFVFGLGLGLVMQVLILIVQNAVSYEDLGVATSGATFFRSIGASFGVAIFGTVFASRLGDKLAAAFKGVSLPPGVSANALKSDPRGIAALPPVLRPAALHAYASAITDVFLYAAPVALLGFLLAWFLKEDRLRGSVTAPDVSETIAPNPVQRSSYDECSRALSLLGTREGRREVYRKITERAGYDLLPAASWMLLRIRKYGSVEPAVLAERSPVPLDVVLAAARQVEERRLAERRGLDLYLTGSGREVAERLAQAREESLAELLGDWWQPGRSTDLTQLVKDLTGELCGTERERPHDTAVQRQAP from the coding sequence ATGGAAGGTGCACCCGAGCCCCGGGAGGTCTCCATGGCCCTGGACACGCACGGCACGGACAAGCAGGCGCAGGCCGCCGAGCACGTCTCCGGCAATGTGTTCGTCTCGATCGGCGCCCTGCTCCTCGGGCTGCTGCTCGCCGCGCTCGACCAGACGATCGTGTCGACCGCCCTGCCGACGATAGTGAGCGACCTCGGCGGTCTTGAGCATCTGTCCTGGGTGGTCACCGCCTATCTGCTGGCCTCGACCGCCGTGACCCCGCTGTGGGGCAAGCTCGGCGACCAGTACGGGCGGAAAAGGCTGTTCCAGACGGCGATCGTGATCTTTCTCGTCGGTTCCGCGCTGTGCGGCATGGCGCAGAACATGGGTGAGCTGATCGGGTTCCGGGCGTTGCAGGGGCTGGGCGGCGGCGGGCTGATGGTGCTGTCCATGGCGATCGTCGGCGACATCGTGCCGCCGCGCGAACGCGGGCGCTATCAGGGGCTGTTCGGGGCCGTGTTCGGCGCCACCAGTGTGCTGGGCCCGCTGCTCGGCGGGGTGTTCACCGAGCAGCTGAGCTGGCGCTGGGTGTTCTACGTCAATCTGCCGGTCGGCGTGGTCGCGCTCGCCGTGATCGCCACCGCCCTGCGCATCCCGCGCCACAGCGCCCACCATGTCATCGACTACCTCGGCACCTTCCTGATCGCCGCCGTCGCCACCTGCCTGGTCCTGGTCGCCTCCCTCGGCGGTACGACCTGGGCCTGGGGCTCGCCGCAGATCATCGGGCTGGCCGTGCTGGGCGTGCTGCTCGCCGTGGCGTTCGTGGCCGTCGAGCGGCGCGCCGCCGAACCCGTGCTGCCGCTGAAGCTGTTCGGCATCCGCACCTTCACCCTCGCCGCTGTCATCAGCTTCATCGTCGGCTTCGCCATGTTCGGCGCGATGACCTATCTGCCGACCTTCCTCCAGGTCGTGCACGGCATCTCGCCGACCCTGTCCGGCGTGCACATGCTGCCCATGGTCGTCGGGCTGCTGCTGTCGTCCACGGCCTCCGGGCAGATCGTCAGCCGCACCGGCCGCTGGAAGGTCTTCCCGGTGACCGGCACCGCCGTCACCGCCTTCGGACTGCTTCTGCTGCACCGGCTCGACGAGCACAGCCCGACCGCCGAGATGAGCGCCTGCTTCTTCGTGTTCGGCCTCGGACTCGGCCTGGTCATGCAGGTCCTGATACTCATCGTGCAGAACGCGGTGTCGTACGAGGACCTGGGCGTCGCCACGTCCGGCGCGACCTTCTTCCGCTCCATCGGCGCCTCCTTCGGCGTGGCGATCTTCGGTACGGTCTTCGCCAGCCGCCTGGGCGACAAGCTGGCCGCCGCCTTCAAGGGGGTGAGCCTGCCTCCGGGGGTCTCCGCGAACGCCCTGAAGTCCGACCCGCGCGGCATCGCCGCCCTGCCGCCCGTGCTGCGTCCCGCGGCCCTGCACGCGTACGCGTCCGCCATCACGGACGTCTTCCTCTACGCCGCCCCGGTCGCCCTCCTCGGTTTCCTGCTGGCCTGGTTCCTGAAGGAGGACCGGCTGCGCGGCTCGGTGACCGCGCCGGACGTCTCCGAGACCATCGCGCCCAACCCGGTCCAGCGGTCCTCCTACGACGAGTGCAGCCGGGCCCTGTCCCTGCTCGGCACCCGCGAGGGCCGCCGCGAGGTCTACCGGAAGATCACCGAAAGAGCCGGGTACGACCTGCTGCCCGCCGCCAGCTGGATGCTGCTGCGCATCCGCAAGTACGGCTCCGTCGAGCCGGCGGTGCTCGCCGAGCGCAGCCCCGTCCCGCTCGACGTCGTCCTCGCCGCCGCCCGCCAGGTCGAGGAACGGCGCCTCGCCGAACGCCGGGGCCTGGACCTGTACTTGACCGGCTCCGGCCGCGAGGTCGCCGAACGGCTCGCCCAGGCCCGCGAGGAGTCCCTCGCCGAACTCCTCGGCGACTGGTGGCAGCCCGGCCGCTCCACCGACCTGACCCAGCTCGTCAAGGACCTCACCGGCGAACTCTGCGGCACCGAACGCGAACGCCCCCACGACACGGCAGTGCAGCGGCAAGCGCCGTAG
- a CDS encoding FHA domain-containing protein, with product MLELTMATVSGADSGATAGMTMADAPSEPGAVLRIGRDANLCRLVTPEDWLFVSRVHLEFLCGPDGGWQLTWLRGSQPEPSSEVRLVAGEYAQPLGYGATVRLPHGGSGEIVVQDRTAPRSVNVGFYHEV from the coding sequence GTGCTCGAACTGACCATGGCCACCGTCTCCGGGGCCGACTCGGGGGCCACGGCCGGGATGACGATGGCCGACGCGCCGAGCGAGCCGGGCGCCGTGCTCCGGATCGGCCGGGACGCGAACCTGTGCCGACTGGTCACGCCGGAGGACTGGCTGTTCGTCTCCCGCGTGCACCTGGAGTTCCTCTGCGGCCCGGACGGCGGCTGGCAGTTGACCTGGCTGCGCGGTTCCCAGCCCGAGCCGTCGTCCGAAGTGCGGCTGGTCGCCGGGGAGTACGCGCAGCCCCTCGGCTACGGCGCGACCGTACGGCTGCCGCACGGCGGGTCCGGCGAGATCGTCGTCCAGGACCGCACCGCGCCGCGCAGCGTCAACGTCGGCTTCTATCACGAGGTTTGA
- a CDS encoding steroid 3-ketoacyl-CoA thiolase, with the protein MAAEPVIVEAVRTPIGKRGGALANLHPAYLLGETYRELLGRTGIPADAVEQIVGGTVTHAGEQSMNPARTAWLAMGLPYETAATTVDCQCGSSQQASHMVANMVAGGVIDVGISCGVEAMSRVPLGSGSKHGPGKPFPDEWNVDLPNQFEAAERIARHRGLTREDVDALGLRSQERAALAWAEERFKRETFAVQVPTTEEEQYAGQGMWRLVDKDEGLRDTSPEALAGLKPVMPTAVHTAGNSSQISDGAAAIMWASKRMARALKLKPRARIVAQALVGADPHFHLDGPVDATRAVLGKAGMSLKDIDLVEINEAFASVVLSWAQVFAQDLEKVNVNGGAIALGHPVGATGARLITTALHELERADKEFALITMCAGGGLATGTIIQRL; encoded by the coding sequence ATGGCCGCCGAACCCGTGATCGTCGAAGCCGTCCGCACCCCGATCGGCAAGCGCGGCGGCGCGCTCGCCAATCTGCACCCCGCCTACCTCCTGGGCGAGACCTACCGTGAACTCCTCGGCCGTACCGGCATTCCCGCCGACGCGGTCGAGCAGATCGTCGGCGGCACGGTCACCCACGCCGGCGAACAGTCCATGAACCCCGCGCGTACCGCCTGGCTGGCCATGGGCCTCCCCTACGAGACCGCCGCCACGACCGTCGACTGTCAGTGCGGCTCCTCCCAGCAGGCCTCGCACATGGTGGCCAACATGGTCGCGGGCGGCGTCATCGACGTCGGCATCAGCTGCGGTGTCGAGGCGATGTCCCGCGTACCGCTGGGGTCGGGGTCGAAGCACGGTCCGGGCAAGCCGTTCCCCGACGAGTGGAACGTCGACCTCCCCAACCAGTTCGAGGCGGCCGAACGCATCGCCCGGCACCGGGGGTTGACGAGGGAGGACGTCGACGCGCTGGGCCTGCGCTCCCAGGAGCGGGCGGCGCTCGCCTGGGCGGAGGAGCGTTTCAAGCGCGAGACGTTCGCCGTGCAGGTGCCGACCACCGAGGAGGAGCAGTACGCCGGTCAGGGCATGTGGCGTCTGGTCGACAAGGACGAGGGCCTGCGGGACACCTCGCCGGAGGCGCTCGCGGGCCTGAAGCCGGTGATGCCGACGGCCGTCCACACAGCGGGCAACTCCTCCCAGATCTCCGACGGCGCGGCGGCCATCATGTGGGCGTCGAAGCGGATGGCCCGCGCCCTGAAGCTGAAGCCGAGGGCACGCATCGTCGCCCAGGCCCTGGTCGGCGCCGACCCGCACTTCCATCTGGACGGACCCGTGGACGCGACGCGCGCGGTGCTGGGCAAGGCAGGCATGTCCCTGAAGGACATCGACCTGGTCGAGATCAACGAGGCCTTCGCCTCGGTGGTGTTGAGCTGGGCCCAGGTCTTCGCGCAGGACCTGGAGAAGGTCAACGTCAACGGCGGCGCGATCGCCCTCGGCCATCCGGTCGGCGCGACGGGGGCCCGCCTGATCACCACCGCCCTGCACGAACTGGAGCGCGCGGACAAGGAGTTCGCCCTCATCACCATGTGCGCGGGCGGCGGGCTGGCGACCGGGACGATCATTCAGCGGCTGTAG
- the proP gene encoding glycine betaine/L-proline transporter ProP: MATATAVSPLLKTPPAVQAHGDVTVTDPALVKRAVKAAALGNAMEWFDFGVYSYIAVTLGKVFFPSGNPTAQLLSTFGAFAAAFLVRPLGGMVFGPLGDRVGRQKVLALTMIMMAAGTFAIGLIPSYASIGVGAPLLLLAARLVQGFSTGGEYAGASTFIAEYAPDKRRGFFGSWLEFGTLAGYIGGAGLVTLMTALLSSHDLVSWGWRIPFLIAGPMGVIGLYLRMRLEETPAFAAELDKAEASRPKVRLREMVAGQWKALLLCMALVLVFNVTDYMLLSYMPSYLTSELKYDETHGLLVVLGVMTLMMIVQPFAGALTDRIGRRPVIAAGCAGFLFLSVPAVLLIRQGSLLAVALGMGALGLLLVCFTAAMPAALPALFPTRVRYGSLSIGFNVSVSLFGGTTPLVVTALIGATGNMMMPAYYMMAAAVVGGFAVWRMSESAGRPLPGSAPAVEQR, encoded by the coding sequence TTGGCGACCGCCACAGCCGTCTCCCCGCTTCTGAAGACCCCACCGGCCGTACAGGCCCACGGCGACGTCACCGTCACCGACCCCGCGCTCGTCAAGCGCGCCGTGAAGGCGGCCGCGCTCGGCAACGCGATGGAGTGGTTCGACTTCGGTGTCTACAGCTACATCGCGGTCACCCTGGGCAAGGTCTTCTTCCCGTCCGGCAACCCGACCGCGCAGCTGCTGTCGACCTTCGGAGCCTTCGCGGCGGCCTTCCTGGTCCGGCCGCTCGGTGGCATGGTCTTCGGCCCGCTGGGCGACCGCGTGGGGCGTCAGAAGGTGCTCGCCCTCACGATGATCATGATGGCGGCGGGCACGTTCGCGATCGGCCTGATCCCGTCGTACGCGTCGATCGGCGTGGGTGCACCCCTGCTTCTGCTGGCCGCACGGCTGGTGCAGGGCTTCTCGACCGGTGGTGAGTACGCGGGCGCGTCGACCTTCATCGCGGAGTACGCGCCGGACAAGCGTCGTGGCTTCTTCGGCAGCTGGCTGGAGTTCGGCACGCTGGCGGGCTACATCGGCGGTGCGGGTCTGGTCACCCTGATGACCGCGCTGCTGTCCTCGCACGATCTGGTGTCGTGGGGCTGGCGTATCCCGTTCCTGATCGCGGGCCCGATGGGCGTCATCGGCCTCTACCTGCGGATGCGGCTGGAGGAGACCCCGGCGTTCGCCGCCGAGCTGGACAAGGCGGAGGCGTCCCGGCCGAAGGTGCGGCTGCGCGAGATGGTGGCGGGGCAGTGGAAGGCGCTGCTGCTGTGCATGGCCCTGGTGCTGGTCTTCAACGTCACCGACTACATGCTGCTCTCGTACATGCCGAGCTATCTGACCAGTGAGCTGAAGTACGACGAGACGCACGGTCTGCTGGTCGTGCTGGGCGTGATGACGCTGATGATGATCGTGCAGCCGTTCGCGGGCGCGCTGACGGACCGGATCGGCCGGCGGCCGGTGATCGCGGCGGGCTGTGCGGGCTTCCTCTTCCTGTCCGTCCCGGCGGTGCTGCTGATCCGCCAGGGCAGTCTCCTCGCGGTCGCGCTGGGCATGGGTGCGCTGGGGCTGCTGCTGGTCTGCTTCACGGCGGCGATGCCGGCCGCGCTGCCCGCGCTCTTCCCGACGCGCGTCCGGTACGGCTCCCTGTCCATCGGCTTCAATGTCTCCGTGTCCCTGTTCGGCGGTACGACTCCGCTGGTCGTGACCGCGCTGATCGGGGCGACGGGGAACATGATGATGCCCGCGTATTACATGATGGCGGCGGCTGTTGTGGGCGGGTTCGCGGTGTGGCGGATGTCTGAGTCCGCGGGGCGGCCGTTGCCGGGTTCCGCCCCGGCAGTGGAGCAGCGGTAA